GGATTTCCCGGTTTCCACCATACTTTGATACAAATGTCCACTCGGTTGCAGCGTATATAACGTCGGCGAAATGGCCAATGCTGTTTTAACACTTTCATTGGCACCCGTTAAATAAATACTGTATTTTGCCAGATCACTACCTTTTTGCACGGTAAACTCACGCGGTGCGATCTGTTCAGGTTTTAAAGGCGGTACCTGAGCCTGTGCCGGAATATTGCGCGACTGGATCGGGCTGAAATGGCGATCAATCTGCTTGAGCACATCCGCCTTGTTAAACTTGCCTGAGATCACCATGAAGGCATTATTTGGTGCATACCATTGACGGTAAAACCGGTTCAGCTCCTGCATGCTAATGGATTGCAGTTCCTCCAGATCGCCAATCGCCAAACGTCCAAGATACTGATTGCCATAAGCCGCTTTAAAAATTTGATCCATCATGACCGAGAAAGGCTGATCCAGACGAATTTCACGCTCACGTTTCACAATATCAATTTCAGTCGGGACATATTTTTCTTGCAGTACCAGTTTGTCCATCCGCTCGGCTTCAAGAAAAATCACTTCATTGAGTGCCGTCTGCTCAGGCCGAACCACATTGGTATATTTGGTAGAATAATAGTCGGTACTGGCATTGGTCATTAAAGTATATTGATCCAGTCGACGCTGGAATTCATCTCCTTTGACATTGCGAGTACCTTTAAAGGCCAGATGTTCCAGAAGATGAGCCAATCCCCCCTTGCCTTGCGGATCATTCAGTGAACCGGTCAGATAAACCGTGTTCATAAATACTTTATTTTCTTTGTCATTTGGCGCGAGAATAATTCTTAAGCCATTTTCTAATTTATATTCTTCAACATTCTGCTCAGTTTTTAGTAGCACTGGCTGGGCCAGACTCAGCACCGAATAACCAGATAATAAAATCGCCAGTGTTAAACTTTTAAAGCGTATTAACATTCTTTATCCAAAATTTTAAAGGTGAATTTTTATTACCGGTCTATATTAGAAAACGACTCTTACTCTGAATAATCTTTTAAACCGGATTGCCAGAAATACCATACCGTCTGCCAAGACGATATTATGTTTTACAATGTAATTTAGATAAAAATTTCAGCCTGCATATATAACCTGGCATAGCCCGAAATTTCAATCCGATCTTCAGCTTTCAGACTGCAATACAGCTCGCCACCCCGTGCCGAAGCCTGATAGGCGACCAGTTCGGTCTTATTCAGTTTTTCCGCCCAAAGCGGTGCAATACCAGTATGGATTGAGCCTGTCACCGGATCTTCATCAATTCCGTTACTGGGCGCAAAGTAACGAGAAATACAGTCATATTGCGTAGCACCTGTGGTAATCGCCACATCCAGCAAGCTCCCCTTTGCCGTAATGGCCGTTCGCTTGCCATTTAACTGTTTGAGCAGTTCAAAGTTCGGCCGTTCGTCCAGAACATCCTGTACCGATTCATATTCAATAATATAGCCCTGAATATTCAAATAGACATTTTTAAAAGGTTTGCTCAGGGCCTGTCTGAGTTCATCCGGATATTCTGTCACCTGCTTGGCTCGACGAACTGGAAAATCCATTCTGATTTTGCCATCTGTATCCTGAGTGACCGTAAAAATCCCCAGATCTTTAACGTGAAACTGAATAGTCTTGGCTGATGTAAAATCTTTAAACAGCACAAAGCTGCTGGCTAAAGTAGCATGTCCACAGAAATCCACCTCTTTAGTCGGAGTAAACCAGCGAATCGCATAATTTTCTGCATCCCGTACCTGAACGAAAGCGGTCTCGGACAAATTATTTTCCAGGGCAATATTCTGCATCAGGCTGTCATCTAGCCACTGGTCCAGCACAATCACCGCGGCCGGATTTCCTTTAAACAGTGCTGTAGTGAAGGCATCCACCTGGTACATTTTCATTTTTATGCTCCTGTATATTAAGGTCTGTTGACCATTTATCTATGTCTATGTTTGTGACGTAAAAGGAATATCTCGCACTATTTTTAGCGAAGATATGGCAGGCAATGATGCACTGAAATTCAATCGCCAAAACAACTGCGCTACTAAATCACAGCAGCAAAATCCGAAACACTATTAAAATTCAGGCTATTTCGTCCTGTACACTCTTGCTTTAAAATAACTTCTGCAAAATCACATCTGCATACAATATCAAAAGAATGGCAAATAGCCATCAATATTGAAAAGGCTATGGAAGTAGCCACGTCAAAATCGCAAAGCACTATCGTTAATATAATTTCTTGATCAATCGGCACTTTATGCGAACGCTAAAACATCGATAAATATGTTAGGTTATCAGCAAAACCCTTTAGGCTGATTCGCTATGTCCTCATACAAAATTCATTGCATTGATGTCAAAAACTCCTTACAAAACTATATCTGGTTACTGGAACATCTACCTTCCCATCAAGTCGTGGTGATTGATCCGACTGAAGCAGAACTGGTTAAAACCTATTGCACCGAACATGCTCTGATACTCAGCCAGATCTGGCTGACTCACTGGCACAAAGACCATACGGGCGGTGTAGCCGGATTAATTCAGGAGCAGAACCTCCCTGTTTATGGTCCACGCGCAGAACTGAGTAAAATTCCGGTGATTAGCCATCCGCTTGAACATGAAAATCAATTTAACTTTCATGATATTGAAGTTCAGGTTATCTCCGTTCCCGGGCACACCTTAGGCCATATCGTTTATTTTATTGATACGCTTGATGTGCTGTTCTGTGGTGATACCTTATTTGCAATGGGCTGTGGCCGTGTTTTTGAAGGTACGTATCAGCAAATGTATCACTCTCTGTCGCGTCTGGCTGCCTTACCTCCCCGTACACAGGTCTATTGCACCCATGAATATACCTTGTCTAATGCACAGTTCGCCAAATATGTCGAGCCAGACAACCTGGAGATTCAGGAACGTTTGGAACAGGTGAAGCGTTTGCGTATGCTCGGTCAAAACACTCTGCCAAGTACCATTGAGCTAGAACTTGAAACCAATCCATTTTTACGCGCCAATAGTGTTGAAGAATTCCAGCAACTGAGAATGCAAAAAGACAATTTCTAATTCCTCATTCTCAGGATTTTAAATCCTTCTAAAGAATCTGGTTGCTTTGCGCATAAGCATCCAGTTCTGCCTGCGTTACTACGCGTAGCGTATTCATTTCATTCACTCTAACCAGCAGCAAACCACCCAGTGCTGGCTGGTAGCGACGTGCACTTCCAAAGGGTGTATAAGCCACCTGGGATTGCACACTAAACTCCAGCCAGTCTTCATGCCCCAGCATGACAGCAACCGGAGTTAAAGCCTGTTGCTGCATCTGTTCAATCTGCTGCTTTACATACTGTTCAATGTTGGGCTGAGTCATGATCTTTCAATTTCAATCTGTTTTTTCATAGTATAAATCAGAGAAATAGAAATACTGCTCAGAAAATCTTCAGCCAAGCATGCTTGAATAAAATAGAATCCAACCGGTTTATCATGAAAAGTCATGCAATAAATCTTTTACTTAACAGTCTCATTCATAATTTTCTCTTAACCAGTTGAATATTAAAAATAATTTATAATTTTTATAACCTAAAAACATACAACATTTAGTTACAACATCTTAAAAAACATAAAAATCATATACTTAAGCTATATTTGATGGCTTTTCTCCAGCTATGAATGTTCATTAAATCTGCATTTTCCTTTAAATTAAAATTATTTAAGGCAATCGCCCTTTAAAACAATTTTTTTCACCCTTATCTATCATTTAACAATGATGAAGGAGTTATCTCATGAAAAAAGTGGTTAAAGCTAAAAACTTGATCGCCTTTCGCCTGTGGTTAGAAAAATTAGGTTATTCAGTTCGCACTCTGGCTGATGACCGTGGCTTCAGTTTCAGTTTTAAAAAAGAATATGGCCTGGTGACCTGTGACCTCTCCGGCAATGCTTTAGCCATGCAGCTCGGTGAAGAATTTGAAGATCACTTAAAAGCCTGATCAGCAGGTTTGATACACTTGAAGATAGGGATGTCGATTCAAAGAAGTGAATGCAATAAAATTTTAAATCTTTTCAGCCCATTGTTATGGGCTTTTTTATACTTCTAAGATTTAGAAATTTCAGGCGAAAAAAAACAAGGTCATCGCCTTGTCTCTTTTGATGGTGGGGACGGAGAGACTCGAACTCTCACACCTCGCGGCGCTGGAACCTAAATCCAGTGCGTCTACCAATTTCGCCACGTCCCCATCAGGGTACCAACCCAAGGTTGGATTTTATAAACTTTGGCAGAGGATCAAGGATTCGAACCTTGACGAACGGTTTTGGAGACCGTCATGCTACCATTACACCAATCCTCTACTTCCACCCAATATCTAGTGACCTAAATACTGTTGGTGGGGACGGAGAGACTCGAACTCTCACACCTCGCGGCGCTGGAACCTAAATCCAGTGCGTCTACCAATTTCGCCACGTCCCCAATGGCTGTGTATACTATAGGGATCACACACTGTTGACAAGTGTTTTTGCAGTAAAAGGTAATCTAACCTGCTATAAATTAAGCAGTTAACTTTATTTTTCACATTCGATAAAATTTGAGGAATTTAAAAGCCACTCTAAACGTCTGGCCTTTATTCTTGTTTCAACCTTACTGATCTCATTAATATAACCTGAGTTCGATATAAAAAAGAGTATAAAAAAAAGCCTTGTATTTGTAACATATTGGTTATCAAGACAAAATGTTATAAAACAAGGCTTTTCAATGGATCATATTACCGAATTATTTTGTATTTTGGATGATTTCTGCAAAAAATTTAATAAATCTTTAGAGAAAGCTTTAATTTCTGATCAAAAATCCAGGCTAAAAAAGTCAGCTTTAAGCTTGTCTGAAGCAATGACCATTGTCATTTTATTTCATCAATCCGGGTTTAGATTCTTCAAATATTTTTATTGCCAAATGATCGTTCCATTCTGGAAATCTGCTTTTCCTAAACTGCTTAGCTACAACCGATTTATTGAAATTATGCCCCGTTGTTTGCAGGCTCTGAGTAGTTTCTTCCATCAAGTAAAAGGAAAAGATACGGGAATCAGTATCATTGACTCCACTAAATTGGTAGTTTGCCATAATCTTCGGATTAAAAGGCATCGTGTATTTAAAGGTTTGGCAGGTCGTGGAAAAAGTAGTACGGGGTGGTTTTATGGTTTTAAATTACATTTGGTTATCAATAATTTAGGTGAAATAATTAACCTCAAACTGACATCAGGAAATGTTCATGATGTTGCTATATTAGATTCTTTAACTCAAGAATTAAAAGGGATCCTACTCGGAGACAAAGGCTATTTGAGCAAAGCAAAAGCCGAAGTTTTAGCAGCAAGAGGACTGAAAATATTGACCCCATCACGTCGGAATATGAAAAACAAACCTATCCAAACAGAAGAAGAAAAACAATTGCTTTGCAGAAGAGGATTAATAGAGACAGTGAATGATCAATTAAAAAATTTACATCAACTTGAACATTCACGTCATCGTTCGGTAAATAACTTCATGGTGAATATCATGGCTGCTGTAGTGGCTTATTGTTTGAATCCCAATAAGCCAACTTTCCAAAATATGTTAAAAGGCTAAGTGGATTTCATCGAACTCAGGTTAATATAAAAACGATACCAATGCCCTACTTACGGGTTGCTATGCTTTTTATCCTATTATTTTTAATGGTTTCTTAACGCAGTAATTCACGACATTTCTATTCAAAATCTCAGACAAAATTGAGAAGCCAAGAAAATACAAAGCATCCTGCTAAATTCCAGGCAAAAAAAAACAAGGTATTCACCTTGCTTCTTGTATATATGGTGGGGATAGAGAGACTCGAACTCTCACACCTAGAAGGCGCTGCGACCTGAACACAGTGCGTCTACCAATTCCGCCATATCCCCGTGGCTGTGTATATTATAGAGATCGACTCGTATTGACAAGCACTCATCTAGAAAAATAAGTACTGTTATATCAAAAATTAATCAATTAACCCGGATTTTATTTTACAGCCCTTATTTTTGAACAAATTCACTTCATTTTATGAAAAAAATAAACACTGAATGGCTAGGTAGTATCTAATACAGATTTAGAGCTGACGGAGTTTAAAGTGGGGAAAATATCATCAGCCCATTGTTATGGGCTTTTTTATACTTCTAAGATTTAGAAATTTCAGGCGAAAAAAAACAAGGTCATCGCCTTGTCTCTTTTGATGGTGGGGACGGAGAGACTCGAACTCTCACACCTCGCGGCGCTGGAACCTAAATCCAGTGCGTCTACCAATTTCGCCACGTCCCCATCAGGGTACCAACCCAAGGTTGGATTTTATAAACTTTGGCAGAGGATCAAGGATTCGAACCTTGACGAACGGTTTTGGAGACCGTCATGCTACCATTACACCAATCCTCTACTTCCACCCAATATCTAGTGACCTAAATACTGTTGGTGGGGACGGAGAGACTCGAACTCTCACACCTCGCGGCGCTGGAACCTAAATCCAGTGCGTCTACCAATTTCGCCACGTCCCCAATGGCTGTGTATACTATAGGGATCACTTTGCCCTGACAAGAGCTTTTTAAGAAAAACCCACCCATTTGATTAAATAAAAAACAATCTGCAATTTATTGTATTTTTCTCATTCAATTTCAGTCATCAAGCAGTATTTGACCACTTTGAAATCAGCCAATCTGTTTTGCTGCTGCCTGCATAGCATTCCCTCCAACAGTTTTTGAAAGGCTTTTAAACCTGTCGGAAGCTCAAGTTTGAAACGCTGGCAATGTATATATGCCCAATCTTCATAACTGGCCGCTTGTAGACGTTGCCCAGACAGCCATTCA
The nucleotide sequence above comes from Acinetobacter sp. 10FS3-1. Encoded proteins:
- a CDS encoding PhzF family phenazine biosynthesis protein, which codes for MKMYQVDAFTTALFKGNPAAVIVLDQWLDDSLMQNIALENNLSETAFVQVRDAENYAIRWFTPTKEVDFCGHATLASSFVLFKDFTSAKTIQFHVKDLGIFTVTQDTDGKIRMDFPVRRAKQVTEYPDELRQALSKPFKNVYLNIQGYIIEYESVQDVLDERPNFELLKQLNGKRTAITAKGSLLDVAITTGATQYDCISRYFAPSNGIDEDPVTGSIHTGIAPLWAEKLNKTELVAYQASARGGELYCSLKAEDRIEISGYARLYMQAEIFI
- the gloB gene encoding hydroxyacylglutathione hydrolase, with protein sequence MSSYKIHCIDVKNSLQNYIWLLEHLPSHQVVVIDPTEAELVKTYCTEHALILSQIWLTHWHKDHTGGVAGLIQEQNLPVYGPRAELSKIPVISHPLEHENQFNFHDIEVQVISVPGHTLGHIVYFIDTLDVLFCGDTLFAMGCGRVFEGTYQQMYHSLSRLAALPPRTQVYCTHEYTLSNAQFAKYVEPDNLEIQERLEQVKRLRMLGQNTLPSTIELELETNPFLRANSVEEFQQLRMQKDNF
- a CDS encoding IS982 family transposase, with the protein product MDHITELFCILDDFCKKFNKSLEKALISDQKSRLKKSALSLSEAMTIVILFHQSGFRFFKYFYCQMIVPFWKSAFPKLLSYNRFIEIMPRCLQALSSFFHQVKGKDTGISIIDSTKLVVCHNLRIKRHRVFKGLAGRGKSSTGWFYGFKLHLVINNLGEIINLKLTSGNVHDVAILDSLTQELKGILLGDKGYLSKAKAEVLAARGLKILTPSRRNMKNKPIQTEEEKQLLCRRGLIETVNDQLKNLHQLEHSRHRSVNNFMVNIMAAVVAYCLNPNKPTFQNMLKG